Genomic segment of Sodaliphilus pleomorphus:
TCTTTAGATGTAGCCATACACTTACAAATATTTTACTTGATTTTTTTCATTGCTTGCAAAAGCAACTGCAAAGTTAGGAATTTTTTGCCGAATTATATCCAAAAAAATCTCTTTTGTATAGTGCTCGCTTTCATAATGCCCTATGTCGGCCAGAATGATGCTGTCCTCGTTGCCCATAAACTCGTGGTATTTCAAGTCGCCGGTGATGTACACCTGCGCGTGCCTGGCCAGGGCGAGGCTGGTGAACTCGGCCCCGGCGCCGCCGCACATGGCGATGCGGCTCACCGTCTTGTCGGTGTCGCCGCTGTAGCGCAAGGCTTCAACCTCGAAGGCTTGTTTCACACGCTCGAGAAAGTCGAGTGCAGGCTGGGGCTCGATGTCGCCTATCACGCCCAGGCCGCTGTAGCGGTCGACGTTGTCGAGAGGGATGATGTCGAAGGCGGGTTCCTCGTAGGGGTGTGCCTTGAGCATGGCGGTCACCACCTTTCCCATGAGAGGCTTGTGCACCAGCACCTCGACACGCGTCTCGGGTTCGGTGTGATGCTCGCCCACTGTGCCGGCAAAGGGGGTGGCACCCTCAAGAGCGCGGTAGCGGCCTTGCCCCTCGAGCCTGTAGCTGCACGAGTCGTAGTCGCCCAGGCGGCCGGCCCCGGCCGTGAACATGGCTTGCTCTACCCTGGAGGCCTGTGCCGTGGGTACATAGGTCACGAGCTTCTCGAGCAGGCCTTGCCGCGGGCTGAGTATTTCCACATTTTTCAACCCCAGTTTCTGTGCCATCTTGAAGCTCACGCCGCCCCGCGCGCTGTCGATGTTGGTGTGGGCGCAATAGATGGTGATGTCGTGCTTTATGGCCTTGGCGATGATTCGCTCGATGTAGTTGCGCCCGGCTATCTTCTTGATGCCGTGAAAGATGAGCGGGTGGTGCGAGATGACGAGGTTGAAGCCTCGGGCGATGGCCTCGTCGACTATGGGCTCGCGCACGTCGGTGCACAGCAGCACACCGGTGATTTCCTGCTCGGGGTTGCCCACTTGCATGCCGGCGTTGTCATAGTCTTCTTGCAGGTAGAGTGGGGCGTAGGCCTCGATGGCGCTGGTGATTTCTTTTACTTTCATAGTTTTGCGTTTATCTGCGTTTGTTTTTTTTTCTTTTTCTGAAAAGCAACCCGCAAGGTAGCCTGTGTGCCTCGCGGGTTGTTGTGTGTGTGTTGTGTGTGAAAATGAAAATAGGGGAGAGGGCACGCTGTGTGTGGTTTTTCCCCCTATGGCTCAGTTGCTGCTTGCCTTGCCCGTCTCATAGGCAGGTATGCCCACCAGCTTCATGTCGAAGACGAGCGTGCTGCCAGCCTTTATCAGGTCGTAGTCGGTCGAGCCGTAGCCCTGGCTGTAGGGCACCACCACGCGGCAGCTGTCGCCTATGTGCATGCGGGTGAGCGCTATGGGCCAACCCATGATCACGCCTGTGTTGATGCGGGTGCGAAACACGCTGTCGGCCGGACTGGTGCGCGTGTAGGACGAGTCGACTGCTGTGCCGTCGTAGAGCGTGAGCTTGTACTTCACGTCGACAATCGACGTGTAGAGCGGCTTGAGGTTGCCGGCTGTGGCAGCCGTGTCGTTGAACCAGTGCATGAGCACTTGGGCCGTCGGGTCCCAAGCGGCGGTCACCACCTTGTAGTAGTCGGTGCCGTCGGCATTCTTGAGGCTGGCCTGGGCCTTGAAGAAGTTGGTGTTGGCCTCCAGGTAGTCCTTGTCGATGTCGCCTGTGTTGTCTGAGTCCAAGCACGATGTCATGATCCCTGCAACGAGGAAACACAGCATCAATATCATGGGGAATTTTTTCATTCTATATGCCTGTTTTTTTGAAAATAATGTCGATTGAAATCACACCAGCTTGCGCAGCAACGCGTTCATGTCGCAAGCCTCGCTTATGATGCCGGGCAGGCGGTCGATGGCCACGCGCTCCTGGCTCATGGTGTCGCGGTCGCGCAGGGTCACGGTGTTGTCTTCGAGCGTCTGGCCGTCGACGGTGATGCAGTAGGGCGTGCCTATGGCATCCTGGCGGCGGTAGCGCTTGCCCACCGAGTCCTTCTCGTCGTAGCGGCAATTGAAGTCGAAGCGCAGCACGTCCATGATTTCCTGTGCCTTCTCGGGAAGCCCGTCTTTCTTCACCAGCGGCAGCACAGCGCACTTCACCGGTGCCAGCTGCTTGGGCAGGTGCAGCACCACGCGGGTCTCGCCGTTGTCGAGCGTCTGCTCGTCGTAGCTCGAGCAGAACACCGAGAGGAACATGCGGTCGACGCCTATCGAGGTCTCGATGTCGTAGGGGGTGTAGCTCTTGCCCAGCTCTGGGTCGAAGTATTGTATCTTCTTGCCCGAGAATTTCTCGTGCTGCGACAGGTCAAAGTCGGTGCGGCTGTGTATGCCTTCCACCTCCTTGAAGCCGAAGGGCATGAGAAACTCGATGTCGGTGGCGGCGTTGGCATAGTGGGCCAGTTTCTCGTGGTCGTGGAAGCGGTACTTCTCGTTGCCCATGCCCAGGGCCTGGTGCCACTTGAGGCGGGTCTTTTTCCAGTATTCAAACCACTCCATCTCCTCGCCCGGGCGCACAAAGAATTGCATCTCCATCTGCTCAAACTCGCGCATGCGGAAGATGAACTGGCGGGCTACTATCTCGTTGCGGAAGGCCTTGCCTATCTGGGCAATGCCGAAGGGGATGCGCATGCGTCCCGTCTTCTGCACGTTCAGGAAGTTTACAAAGATGCCTTGTGCAGTCTCGGGGCGCAGGTAGATGTCCATCTGCGAGTCGCCCGTGCTGCCCATCTGCGTCTTGAACATGAGGTTGAACTGGCGCACGTCGGTCCAGTTCTTGGTGCCCGATATGGGGTCGACGATGCCCTCGTCGACGATGATCTGCTTGAGCTCCTTCAGGTCGTTGGCGTTCATGGCCACCTCATAGCGCTTGTGCAGGGCGTCGCGCTTCTGCACGTGCTCGAGCACGCGAGGGTTGGTCTTGCGGTACAGGGCCTCGTCGAAGCTCTCGCCAAATCGCTTGGCAGCCTTGGCTACTTCCTTGTTGATTTTGTCGTCGTATTTTGCAATTTCGTCTTCAATGAGCACGTCGGCGCGGTAGCGCTTCTTGGAGTCGCGGTTGTCGATGAGCGGGTCGTTGAATGCGTCGACGTGGCCGCTGGCCTTCCATATCGTGGGGTGCATGAAGATGGCCGAGTCAAGGCCCACGATGTTCTCGTGCAGGCGGGTCATTGCCTCCCACCAGTAGCGCTTGATGTTGTTTTTCATCTCCACGCCGTTTTGGCCGTAGTCGTACACGGCTCCCAGCCCGTCATAGATCTCGCTTGAGGGAAAAACGAACCCATACTCCTTGGCATGTGCCACAATCTTCTTGAAAACGTCTTCTTGTTTTGCCATAATTACAGTAAAAAATTTTGTCTTGTTGCCGGCCTGGGTGACCGGTCTAATTTCAATTATTTTACAAAGTTAGTACAATTTGCCAAAATCGCAAAATTGCATTTCTTAATTGAACTTACATGCCCCCTTTCACTGTTGCTGCAAGTGCCGGGGCTTGTTGCTTCTCGCCACGGGCTTGTATTGCATGGGGTCGTCGGGCCAGGCATGCTTGGGATAGCGGCGGCGCAATTCTTTGCGCACCTCGTAGTAGGTGGTGTGCCAGAAACTGCGCAGGTCGCGGGTGAGCTGCACGGGCTTGAAGCCAGGGCTCAGCATCTCCATGAGCACGGGCACTTGCCCGTCGTCGACACAGGGGGTGTCGGTCATGCCGAAGCACTCTTGCAGTCGCACGCTGAGCACTGGCACGTCGGTGCCAGGCCGGTATCTCACTTTTATGTGCCGGCCCGACGCCACTCTTATGCGCGACGGGGCAAGGCGCTCTACGGCCTGCTGCTGCTGGTAGGTCATGATGTTCCACAGCACTTCGGCAAGATTGATTTTTCGCAGCTGGGCAACGGTTGTTATCGCACGGCTGTTTTCGGTGAGATACAGTGGCAGCCATGTGTCGGCATTCTGCAGCAAGTGGCTGGTGGTGAGGTCGGGCAGCGACAGTTCGGCATGCCACTTGGCGACAAGGGCTACTCTCAGTTGCAGGGTCTTCACCTCGTCGCTCCAGTCGAGCAGACTCAGCCCCTCACGGGCGACTGCCTTGCACACGATGCGGGTGAGCTGGTCGTTGTCGGCAATATCGATGGGTTTAGACTGTATCACGAGCTGCCCCAGGCGTTGCTCGCGGCGGGCTACGATGCCGCCTTGATGGGTAATCCACGTCACATTGTCGCACCACTGGGCGAGACTGTCAAGGTCGGCAATGTCGACAGGTGCTGCAAGATACACGTGGCCGTGCCCCTGGTTGCCTGCGTGCAGTGAGGCGATGGCCAGCCATTGGTAGCCTGTGAGCTGGTCGGCAGGGTCGAGTTGCACCGTGCCGCCGCTGGCCAGTTGATAGATGCCGTTGTTGCCCACGGCTTTGGCGACACGCTCGGGGTAGCCTGTGGCCACCAGCTGGCCTATGTCTTCTGCGCTTGGATAGGAGTTGTCGAGAGGCACGTGTGCCATGCGGGCATATTCCTGTGCCACCATGGCTATGCGCCGCCATGGCCCCAAGCGCTTGTTGCGGCGGGCATCGCGCAGGCTTGTGACGCGCAGTAGCAGGCTGGCGCCGGCACTGGCTGTGGCGAGCACGTCTTTTTCCTCGAGTATAGCTGCGATGTCGCAGGCCAGTGCCTTGAGTTGCGGTTGGCCGCCGTGCAGCATCATCCTGGCAATGCGGGGGTGGCAGGGCAGTGTAGCCATTCGGCGGCCCAGGGGAGTGATGTGTCCGCTGGCCGTGATGGCATGCAACAGTTGCAGCTGCCTGCTGGCCTTGATGACGTCGAGGTCGGCAGGCGGGGTGAGCCAGGGCAGTGTCTTGACGCTGGTCTCGCCCAGGGCGGCGATGTCGAGCACCACAGGCGTGAGGTCGGCATTCATGATTTCGGGCTGGCGTTGCTCGCTCATGCGCAGCTCGGTGGCCGCTGTCCACAGTTGGTAGCATGTGCCGGGCGCTACGCGACCCGCGCGTCCGGCGCGTTGCTTGGCCATGTCTTTGCTGGTGCGCACGGTCTCGAGATGGCTCAGTCCGCTGGCTGGGTCATACACCAGCTGGCGGTAGTAGCCGCTGTCGACTACTATGCGCACGCCTTCGATAGTAATCGAAGTCTCGGCAATGGGCGTGGCCAGCACTATCTTGCGGTGCCCCGGTGCCGACGGGGCGATGGCCTCATATTGCTCTTGTGCACTGAGATTGCCATAGAGGGGGTACACGCGGGTCGGGCTCAGATTGTCGCCCAGGAGCTCGGCGCAGCGCATGATGTCGGCCTGTCCTGGCAAGAAGGCAAGGATGTCGCCCTCGTGCCGCCTGTGGGCCTGGCTCACGATGATGGCCACTGCTTCAGGTATCTGCTGTGGGGTGATGTCGACATTGGTTCTCACGGTCTCCACAGGATATATCTTGCCACTGCAGCTTATCGCTCTTGCTCCTATGGCTTGGCATATGGCCTGGGTGTCGATGGTTGCCGACATGACAACAATGTTGAGGTCGGGACGCAGGATGCTCTTCACGTGCTGGGCCAGGCAGAAGGCCAGGTCGGTCGACAGGCTGCGCTCGTGAAACTCGTCGAAGATCACGCAATTCACGCCCTCGAGTGTGGGGTCGCCGGCCATGCGGCGTGTGAGTATGCCCTCGGTTACAACCTCTATCCGGGTCTGTGCCGTAATCTTCCGTTCAAATCTTATTTGGTAGCCCACGGTCTTGCCCACGGGTTCTCCCAGCATCTGGGCCATGCGCATGGCCACCTGCCGGGCAGCGATGCGCCGGGGTTCAAGCATGACGATGCGCCCCTGCGGCATGGCGTCGAGCATGGTGAGTGGCAGCAGTGTCGACTTGCCTGCGCCCGGCGGCGCCACGACTACTACTGCATGATGCTCATGCAAGGCCGCATTGAGCTGGGCGGCTATGGCGGCGGCAGGCAATGACCGGCCTAATGGCGGTATGTGGGGTGTTGTAGTGTCGATGCTCATCGGTATAATCTTGTGGCTACCTCCTGTGTGTGTGGGTGCAAAGGTAGCGCGATTTTGTGAATTAATCATCCTCTTGCCCCTGTTCTTTTGCCCGCTGTGTCGCGTCATGCCCGCGGCTGCGGGCAGTTGTGCCCTGTGGAGCAACAAAAAGGGGCTGCGCCGTAGTGCTATCGGCGCAGCCCCCAGGTTGCTGTGTTGACCGTGAGTCGCGTTGACCCAAGTCAAACTTTTATTTCACAAGTATCTTGCTTGCACGGCTGGTGCCGTTGCTGTACACGTCGCGCTTGATATAGACGCCGGCGCCTGTTGGGCGCTCGGTGCCATAGTTCACGCCGTTGATGCCTATGTATTCACTCCTCACGATGGCAGCGTTGGTGTTCACGTCGGTCACGCCAGTGGTGTGTGTCACATTGAAGGTGTAGGTCTTGGTGAGCTGCCCAAAGGTCTTGGTGAGCCAAGCCTCGCCTGCACTTGTGGTGTAGACCGTGTTGCCGTCGATATAGAGGTTGCTGCTGCTCGTCCACACAGTGGAGTCGGGCGTGCCTATGGTGAGGCATTGCGTCACACTTTCGGGGGTGTCGCCCTGCGCCAGTACGGGCACTGCTGCATACCAGCCGCACAGCTCGTTGTAGTTGGCAGCGAGTGTGGGATACATGCCTGGCTTGAGTGCCCAGGCCTCGCCCAGGGCTGCGCTCACCAGTTGGCTGGTGGGCAGTGCGGTCACTTGCCAAGTGTCGGCCTGGCCGGTGGCGGCGGCAGCCTTCACAGTGGGATTCACATCGCTGTCGTAGTAGCAGTTGGCCACTACGAGACCCGTGGTGTCGCGCATCACGATGTTGCCAGCATTCACATTGCCAGGCACCACAATCTTGCCGGCATTGTAGCAGTTGGTGATTGACAGGCGCTCACCGTCGTCGTTGGCGCCGAAGCCCGAGCCGGCAATGCCGCCCACGTTCTGGTTGGCCGTGAGGGTACCCATGTTGTAGCAGTCCTTGATGGTGGCGCGGCCGTAGCCGTAGATGCCGCCCACGATGCCAAAGTCGCTGTCGGAGCTGTAACTCGAGGTCACGTCGCCCAGGTTGTAGCAGCGCTCGATGGTGCCAGTGCCTATGCCGACAAAGCCGCCCACGCCGTAGCCCGACGACTCGACGTTGCCGCTGTTCCAGCAATCGGTGGCTGTGCCCGAGAGGCTTGCAGCGAAGCCGCCGGCCCAGTTGCCGCTGCTCAGCACGTTGCCTGTGTTGTAGCAACTGTCGACGTCGACCATCTCGTCGATGTCGCAGGCAAAGCCCGATGCATCCCTCACTGCTATCACATCGCCCGTGTTGTAGCAACGGGTCACGCGTGTGGTGTAGCCCTCGTCGCCCTCGATGTCGATGAGCAAGCCGGCGCACGAGTCATCGGTGCCGGTGATGTTGCCTGTGTTGTAGCAGTCGATGAGCTGTGCGCCCTTCTTCATTTGTCCAGCCACGCCTGCAATGTAGTCCTCACCCTCGAGGTCTACATCGTTGTGGCAGCCTATCATCACCATCGAGCCGGCATTCCTGTCCATGCCGGCCAGGATGCCTGCGGTGGGATAGGACGTGCTGGTGAGCTTGCCCTGGTTGCTGCAATACAGTATCGAGTCGTTGCCCATGGCATAGGCCACGATGCCTGCCACGTTTGATGCACCGCTCACTGCGCCGTAGTTGGTGCAATTGCTCACATTGCCAGCACTTGCCGCCACGATGCCGCCAGCATAGTTCTTGGTGCCAGTCACCTTGCCGTGGTTCTCGCAATTGTCGATGAGGCTGCCGTTGCGCTGGTCGCAAGCGATGCCGGCTGCATAGGTGCCGTTGTTGGTCACCGAGCCATAGTTCTTGCAGTCGATGATGCGGCTGCCCATGTAGGCCATGGCGGCGATACCGGCAGCATAGCCGCTCTTGTAGCACAGCACGTCGGCCTTGTTCACGCAGTTCTTGATGGTGCCCCACAGCTGGCCTGCAAAGCTTGAGGTGTAGTCGTAGCCAGTGAACTTGCCGCTGGCGATGGTCAAGTCGTGGATGTTGCCGTTGCTGCCCACGCTCTTGAACAGCGACACATAGCTCACAACGCCAGTCTCGTAGACGGCCGTCACGTTGCTGAAGGTCTTGCCGTTGCCGTCGAAGTCGGCATTGAACCTCACGGGAGCTTCCGACACGGGCGTGTAGTCGACGCCTGTGAAGTCGATGTCGTTCATCACCTTGAAGTGGCGGTTGTTGAAGGCAAATTTCTCAACGTTGGTCAAGCGGGCCAGCTTCTGCATGTCGGCCACGGTCTTGATTTGGTAGGGATCATCGCTTGTGCCCTTGCCCTCAAAGAAGTTGGGCATGGCGCGCAGTGCTATCACCTTGTTGTAGCCGCCAAGTGTGGCGGTGAGGGTGTCGCGGGCGCTGGTGGTGTCGTTGGCGACGGCCACCTTGAGTGCCTGCCCGTCGATGGTGAAGTTGCTGTTCTTGGCCAGCGTCCACACCAGGCTGTCGGCCTTGTAGAGGGTGCCGGCGCTTGTCACGTCGTCGACATTGTCGGCCGCAGCCAGGGTCACCACCATCTTGCGCTGGGCCACAGCGCGAGCCTCGTCCTTAAACTGCTTGCGCACGGGGTACTGGCCTGCCACGTAGTCGTAGTCGTCGCCCGATAGGCCGGCAAGTGCCTTGCCGCTGGTGAGCTCGGCGGTGCTCAGTGCCGTCACGCCCTTGCAGGGTGCCTCGGCCACAGCGCCGTAGTAGGCAAGCTGGCCGTCGTAGTAGTTGTTGCTCGATGCGGTGTAGTTGTCGCTTATGGCCTGCGCACCTAT
This window contains:
- a CDS encoding Nif3-like dinuclear metal center hexameric protein; amino-acid sequence: MKVKEITSAIEAYAPLYLQEDYDNAGMQVGNPEQEITGVLLCTDVREPIVDEAIARGFNLVISHHPLIFHGIKKIAGRNYIERIIAKAIKHDITIYCAHTNIDSARGGVSFKMAQKLGLKNVEILSPRQGLLEKLVTYVPTAQASRVEQAMFTAGAGRLGDYDSCSYRLEGQGRYRALEGATPFAGTVGEHHTEPETRVEVLVHKPLMGKVVTAMLKAHPYEEPAFDIIPLDNVDRYSGLGVIGDIEPQPALDFLERVKQAFEVEALRYSGDTDKTVSRIAMCGGAGAEFTSLALARHAQVYITGDLKYHEFMGNEDSIILADIGHYESEHYTKEIFLDIIRQKIPNFAVAFASNEKNQVKYL
- a CDS encoding FKBP-type peptidyl-prolyl cis-trans isomerase yields the protein MKKFPMILMLCFLVAGIMTSCLDSDNTGDIDKDYLEANTNFFKAQASLKNADGTDYYKVVTAAWDPTAQVLMHWFNDTAATAGNLKPLYTSIVDVKYKLTLYDGTAVDSSYTRTSPADSVFRTRINTGVIMGWPIALTRMHIGDSCRVVVPYSQGYGSTDYDLIKAGSTLVFDMKLVGIPAYETGKASSN
- a CDS encoding glycine--tRNA ligase yields the protein MAKQEDVFKKIVAHAKEYGFVFPSSEIYDGLGAVYDYGQNGVEMKNNIKRYWWEAMTRLHENIVGLDSAIFMHPTIWKASGHVDAFNDPLIDNRDSKKRYRADVLIEDEIAKYDDKINKEVAKAAKRFGESFDEALYRKTNPRVLEHVQKRDALHKRYEVAMNANDLKELKQIIVDEGIVDPISGTKNWTDVRQFNLMFKTQMGSTGDSQMDIYLRPETAQGIFVNFLNVQKTGRMRIPFGIAQIGKAFRNEIVARQFIFRMREFEQMEMQFFVRPGEEMEWFEYWKKTRLKWHQALGMGNEKYRFHDHEKLAHYANAATDIEFLMPFGFKEVEGIHSRTDFDLSQHEKFSGKKIQYFDPELGKSYTPYDIETSIGVDRMFLSVFCSSYDEQTLDNGETRVVLHLPKQLAPVKCAVLPLVKKDGLPEKAQEIMDVLRFDFNCRYDEKDSVGKRYRRQDAIGTPYCITVDGQTLEDNTVTLRDRDTMSQERVAIDRLPGIISEACDMNALLRKLV
- the hrpB gene encoding ATP-dependent helicase HrpB, yielding MSIDTTTPHIPPLGRSLPAAAIAAQLNAALHEHHAVVVVAPPGAGKSTLLPLTMLDAMPQGRIVMLEPRRIAARQVAMRMAQMLGEPVGKTVGYQIRFERKITAQTRIEVVTEGILTRRMAGDPTLEGVNCVIFDEFHERSLSTDLAFCLAQHVKSILRPDLNIVVMSATIDTQAICQAIGARAISCSGKIYPVETVRTNVDITPQQIPEAVAIIVSQAHRRHEGDILAFLPGQADIMRCAELLGDNLSPTRVYPLYGNLSAQEQYEAIAPSAPGHRKIVLATPIAETSITIEGVRIVVDSGYYRQLVYDPASGLSHLETVRTSKDMAKQRAGRAGRVAPGTCYQLWTAATELRMSEQRQPEIMNADLTPVVLDIAALGETSVKTLPWLTPPADLDVIKASRQLQLLHAITASGHITPLGRRMATLPCHPRIARMMLHGGQPQLKALACDIAAILEEKDVLATASAGASLLLRVTSLRDARRNKRLGPWRRIAMVAQEYARMAHVPLDNSYPSAEDIGQLVATGYPERVAKAVGNNGIYQLASGGTVQLDPADQLTGYQWLAIASLHAGNQGHGHVYLAAPVDIADLDSLAQWCDNVTWITHQGGIVARREQRLGQLVIQSKPIDIADNDQLTRIVCKAVAREGLSLLDWSDEVKTLQLRVALVAKWHAELSLPDLTTSHLLQNADTWLPLYLTENSRAITTVAQLRKINLAEVLWNIMTYQQQQAVERLAPSRIRVASGRHIKVRYRPGTDVPVLSVRLQECFGMTDTPCVDDGQVPVLMEMLSPGFKPVQLTRDLRSFWHTTYYEVRKELRRRYPKHAWPDDPMQYKPVARSNKPRHLQQQ